The Lysinibacillus timonensis nucleotide sequence GAACAAATTTCGTAAAAAAAGCCCGACAAATATTGAAGTTACAACACTTGTCGGGTTTGTATTTATTTTTGTATATTCATTGCTTTTTAATTGTTAATTAATCCCTCTAACAGATTTATAAACTCTTCGTCTTTCGATTCATTCCCTAAGAATTCCTTACGAGCTGTATATTTATATTTTTGAATGGTATCTTTTGCAGTTTTCTTATCTCCTTGACCTATCAAATATTCGACAAATTTCAAGGTGTAGCGTTCATCCCAGGGTTCAATTTCGTTTAACTTTTTTAATGCACTTTCGTATATATTGGTAGGGTAGTTTTCGTAATGACGATTAAAAACAACGCCCTCCAGGATTTGCAACACTTCTTTACGAATACGGGTAGATTCTTGAATTGCCCAAACGTAATCATTCATTGATAAAAAATCTGCTTCATACAATTCTAACAATAATTCTATATTATTATTTTTTGCAGACATTATTAATTGATTTAGATCACTGTCAATCTCAACATTAAACGAATAACATTCTTCCTTATATCTAATCGCATCCGTCATTCCGAACTCTCGGAATACTTTCCGAAGCTGATAAATTGTTGAATGTAATAAAGTAACTGCCTTATCGATATGTGTATTAGGCCAAAGCACTTCCATGATCTGCTGGCTATGAATTGGTTTTTTATTATAAATTAGATAAGCAGCGAGTTCTTTTACCTTTTTTGTTCTCCATTTTACCAAATTTCCTTGTTGATATTTCAATTGAAAACTACCGAAAAATTGTGCTTTTAACATATTGTTATTATTCAGTTCATCATCTTTCGAATAATTTCGTCTTGCTATTTTGCTAATCGTCTTCTGCAACCTTGATTTTTCTAAAGGTTTTAAAATATAATCAACTGCCTCCACATTAAAGGCTTCCAATGCATATTGGTCATAAGCTGTCACAAATACAATTTCAGGTATATTTGTTTGCAACTCTATTTTTTCTGCGATTTGAATACCAGTGATTACAGGCATCTCAATATCTAAAAATAGTACATCGGCTTGCAAGTTTTGAAGATTGGCTAATCCCTCAATTGGGTCGGTGAAGGATGCCACAACCTCTACCCCGCCTATCTCATTCAATAACGTATCTAATAATTTTATACCTAACACTTCATCATCAATTAATACCGCTTTTAGCAATATCATTCACTCACTTTGCTGTTGATTATTGGAAATATGATCTCTATGGCAGTGCCAACGTTTTCATTACTAGAGATATTAATTGCGGTATTTTGGAAATACTTTATACGTTTTGCAACGTTCTTCAAGCCAATGCCTCGATTTACTTCCTTTTCTTCTGATAATAAGGTCTTTAAGTGACCTTCAGATATTCCAATTCCATTGTCTTTCACTATTATTGATAAGAAGTTCTCTTTCTTCTTAATTGATAATGAAACCTGTCCACCGGTTTTTACATTTTTTAAGCCATGGAGAATGGCGTTTTCTATAATGGGTTGTATTAATAATGGCGGAATCAAGTAACTCTCAATATCATCATCTACCTCAGCAATCCATTCAATTTTATTAGGGAATCTTGTTTGATGAATATTTACATAAGATTGCACAAGTGCCAGCTCCTTTTTCAAAGGACCTAAACTACTGGTATTTTCAAATGAGAAGCTACCTCTCAAAAAAGTAGCAAAATCCTTAATCATTGCTCTTGTCTTATCGATATCAAGATAGCTTAACGAAAGAATGGTGTTTAACACATTGTAAATAAAATGTGGTTTGATCTGTGCTTGAAGAAACGCAATCTCCATCTTTGTTGTTTCGTTTGCTGATTCTTTAATTAGTAATAGGTTTCGAATCCTTGTTTTCAATTCAGAAGCTACAAACGGCTTATGTAAAAAGTCATTGGCGCCTGATTGGAAAGCAGCAATCATATCTTCTGGTGTTATAGCGGCCGTTAACATTAGAATGGGTAGTTCAGATAAACCAAACATTTTCCTCAATTCTATACTAACTTCGTAACCTGATAATCCTGGCATCATAATATCTAGCACAACTAGGTCTATGTCTGGATGATGCTTTATTTCGTCTAACACAGCCTGACCGTGGTCTACAGCAATTATAGAATATTGTTCTGTTTCTAACATCTCAATCATCACTTTCAGATTGACATGGTCATCGTCTGCAACTAAAATTTTCTTTCCATCCTTTTTGATACGTAACGGTATAGACAATTCAATTGAACTGATTTTTGGATAATAGGGTACAGCCTCTGCAGCATCTTGTTTGACAACTGGGGTTGCAATGGGTAGTGAAAATACGAAAGAAGTACCTTTACCTACTTCTGAATCTACCCAGATTTCTCCCTTCTGTAATTCAACAAGTTGTTTCACAACACTTAATCCTAGACCAGTCCCCCCTATTGAACTGTCAAATTGTTGAAATGGATTAAAGAGATTATTGATGTGTTGTTCAGGAATCCCAATCCCTGTATCCGAAACCTCAACTGTCACTATTCCATTTATCTCACTTGCGCTTATGTCGATTCTACCCTGGTTGGTATATTTGGCTGCATTATCAATTAAATTATAAAGAATTTGCCTTAAACGATTCTCATCAGCGAGCACAAATATTCCGCGTGCAATATTATTATGTATTTCAATATCCTTCTTCACCATATAGTGGAAAATTCCAGTAATAACATGTGTTATAGAATATAAATCAACTGGTGCGATAGTAAGTTTTAATTCACCTTGTTGAATTTTGGAATGATCCAATATGTCATTGACTAAATGGGATAACCGTTCTGCCGTTTTCCTTATTAAGTTAATTTTTTCAGTATCTTCATCTGAAATTGAATTATCTTTCTCTAGTAAAGATTGTGAAATCGCCGTAATCCCGTGTAGGGGTGTTCGAAACTCATGAGAAGTTTTAGCTACAAATTCATCCTTTAACTTATCAATTCGTAATAAAGCATTTGTTAATTCCTCTTTTTTCAAGAAGGAATGTGTAAATCGATTTGAAATGAACAATGCTAACATCAATAAGCAAATAAATGGTAATAGTGGTGGTAAGATTGATAACTGATAGTCGCTTAGTGTATTTAATGTAGCTACGATGAAATAAATTAATATTGCAATAGATGCTATAATTAAATAGATTGTTCCAACAGCCCGTTGCTTTATTGCTTTTATTTGAATTGAGATGATGTAAGCAATTACCATAAACAAGTAGATCGAATACATACCTTGAAATTGCGAATTAATAAATATCGGAAGAAAAGCCGACAAACCTAACAAAACGCCTACAAAATTAAATATTTTCACAATTCTTTTATGAATATAGTTTCGTAATGCATGGTTAAAATAAAGTAATAAAAATACCCCAATCATAATACTCGATAATATTTGGATCCGCTCAAATACCCCATATGCCATTTCTGGAATAAGCATCAGAAGTACTTTTTCTCCATGGGATACTGAATAGGCCATTGTTGAAAAACAAAAAAGCGCAAAATACAGTAATTCGATATCTTTTCTAAATTGGAGATAGCTTCCTAAAAAGTAAACGAACATTGTTAAAAACGCTGTAATTGTAACCCAATCATAAAAGATAGAAGCATTATGTACATTTAAAATACTATTCTGATCGCCAAAGTAAACGGCACCAACAATTCCTCCACCCGAAGCATAATCAAAATTTGCTACATGTATTAATATTTCAATCTCTGGATTATTAGGGGAAAAAAATGCTGTAAATGGAGTGTTGTGTGGAGAATAGGTTTCATCTTCTGCTGGCCTACCACTTCCTCCTACGTACTCTCCGTTTATATAAGTTGCATTAGACATTCGAATACTTGTTGTCTTAATTCCATACACATCAATAGTGTCATCCAATAAAACCTTTAAGCGATATGTACCGCTTGTAAATTTTGATACTGGTACTCCATTAACCGAATAATTTTTCCACAAATTAGGTACCTTGACAATGGTCGATTTTTGCTCATCGAATTCTTCAACATCTACTAAGCTATTGGATATAAATTCCCATTCCCCTTTCAATTCAACTGCACCCTGATGAAAATCAAAATTACGTAAATCAATAACCCCGTTCTCTGCTTCTGGAAGCACTTTTTCTGATTTACTTATGGGAAACTGGCTCATCATTAAATAAGTCAGTAATAGTAAAACAATAGCAACTGATGAATACATAAAGCTTTTCATTATATAAATTTTTCCTCTTATAGTTTTATTACTATTTCTTATTCTTTTAGTATATTAATTCCCCTTAATTATTCAATATAAAGTTAGTTGAAAGTATGATTTTAAAATACCCAAATACTCCATTATAAGGGTTGCCTACCTTTTAATTATCAATTAATCAGACTACCCTTTATTTCAAAACATATTTTCGATATGTATTAAATTGGAATACTACTTATATTATTTTAATATAGTGATATACTCTCTTTTCACTTTTTATGAATAATCCATTGAAATATTTGTTAGATTTAATAAGTTTCTTTAAAAAACTTCCAAATCATCATTTTCGACAAAGCCTACCTTAAATTCTAATTTTAATCTTATTTCTTTCATAAAGTGATTTTGTATTCATAATTTTTGAACATTCACATATAAATTTAAGAACCTTAAAGGGATACAGAAAAAATTGGAGGGGATAGGGTGCAGACAAAAACGCGGTTAAAGGATACCATAACGATTATTCCAAAAATTCTACAATATCTGCTTAACAGCTGCCTTACAGTATTAGCATTATTATTATCATATCTACTTATATACGAAATTTGGGAGTTTATTAGGCTTATTCTTTCAAGTCAAAGTAATGACTATAAACTCTTTCTTGCAAAAATCCTCATTTTCTTTCTATATTTCGAGTTTATAACAATGATAGTGAAATACTTCAAAGAAGAATATCATTTTCCATTACGTTACTTTATATATATCGGGATAACGGCAATGTTACGACTCATTATCGTGGAGCACGAACATCCTCATGAAACTTTGCTCTTTTCTTTGGTCATTTTAGTTCTTATAGTTTGTTACTTCATCATTAATTTGACTCCCCGTGAACGTCCTAAAAAACCCTGGTTTCTTCATAAGAACGAATAATATTAATATTTAACTTTTCCATTTTTCTTCAATACCCAATGATAAAGTCCAAAACCATGGCATTTGACCCGCCTATTTTTTAACGCATGCATACACTAGGGGAAAAAGGGGGTTAACCGACCAAATGTACATGTATAATGGCTATCCATATTATTACGTTCAAAATGTTCCTATGCAACAACCACTGGGCAATGTACCCTTTAACAACTATTATCAAAATAGTTACCCTGTGAATTATTATGCGCAAACGAATCAGCCAATGTATGTTCAGCAAACTCAACAAACTAATAAACCAACTGTTCAACAAGTTTTACAAGTTATTCGTTCACAACATAGCAATCTTTACACTCAACTAGAAAGAGCTGGAGTAAGTAGACAGTTAGCTGAGGCATTTACTTTTTTTGTCGTAAACTACACAATTAATCAAGCAAATCCAAATCAGTCCGCTCAGAGAATTTATGAATTATTCCAAAAAGAAACACCTTGGTTTAACTTACTTATCGAATCATTGAATCTTCCATTAGAAACGGTTGATCGTATATTAATAAGAGTAATTCAAATTACATTAAATGAAATACGAAGAGGACAACCGGGACCCGGCCCTAGACCCGAACCAGGCCAAGGATGGTCTGAGTTTGAAAATTTAGGTGGGATCTTAACTTCTGACCCAGGAGTAGCTTCTTGGCAACCAAACCGACTAGATGTATTTGTCAGAGGAACTGACAATGCACTTTTCCACAAATGGTGGGATGGTAGCAGATGGAGCGATTACGAGAACCTTGGAGGTGTGTTAACTAGCGCCCCTGATGCGGTTTCTTGGGGTCCTAATCGTATTGACGTGTTTGTAAGAGGAACTGACAACGCACTTTACCATAAATGGTGGGATGGTAGTAGGTGGAGTGACTGGGAAAACCTTGGTGGCGCCTTAACCAGTGGGCCTGCAGTTTCTTCACGTCGTGCAAACCGATTGGATGTTTTCGTTCGAGGCAATGGTAACCGACTATATAAAAAGACTTGGAATGGTTCTCGCTGGGAAGACTGGGAAGACCTTGGAGGTAATTTAAACTCTGATCCTGCTGCTGTTTCCTGGGGGCCAAACAGAATTGATGTATTTGCGAGAGGACAAAATAATAATCTAATTCATAAATGGTGGGATGGCTCACGATGGAGCGACTGGGAAAACCTTGGTGGTAATTTAACAAGTGCTCCTGCAGTTTCTTCACGTCGTGCAAACCAACTTGATGTTTTTATAAGAGGAACTGGTAATCGACTATATCAGAAAACTTGGAATGGTTCTCGTTGGAGCGATTGGGTTAACCTTGGTGGTAATTTAACCAGTGGACCTGCAGCTGTTTCTTGGGGGCCTAACCGTATTGATGTGTTTGTAAGAGGAGCAAATAATAACCTTTATCATAGCTATTTTGGTCGATAAATTAAATTAATTAATCAAGCCGTTATGCAGATCTCTACATAACGGCTTTTACTTATTTATATAACTATATTTTGTAATACAAGTCCTCCTACAACACCTGTCAATACAACTAACCATGGAGGGAGTTTCCAAAATTGCAACATACTAAATAATATTGCTGCAAATATAAAATCAATAGAATGTAAAACTGTCGTAGTAAAAATCGGATCATAGAAAGCTGCGATTAATATACCTACAACTGCAGCATTTACCCCAATAAATGCTCCTTTTATTTTATCATTTTGACGTAGCTGATTCCAAAAAGGAAGTGCACCAAACACCAATAAAAATGCTGGCAAGAAGATGGCTACTGTTGCAAGTAACCCTCCAACCCAACCATTCATTACCGTTCCTAAATATGCAGCAAACGTAAATAGTGGTCCAGGAACAGCTTGAGTCACACCGTACCCTGCAAGGAATGCTTCCTCACTTACCCATCCCGTGGGGACAAATTCCTGCTCTAACAATGGTAGAACAACATGGCCACCACCAAAAACTAATGAACCGGCACGATAAATACTATCAAACATTGCAACCCATTCTAGTTTCGTTACTTCTCTTAATATGGGTAAGAAAAATAACAAACCAAAGAACAATGTAAAACATATTGCTCCCAACCGTTTTGATATTGGGAAATATGACGTTGGTATTGGTTCATTCACTTCATTTTTTTGATTGTATATAAAATACCCTAATACAGCTGCGACTAGAATAATACCGATTTGTGAATAGGCAGTTTGCCATAGTAATGCTACTGCTAGAGCAAATAACACAATGGCTTTTCTCACTAGATCGGGTGCCAAATTTTTTGCCATTCCTAAAACTGCATGTGCTACAACTGCAACAGCCACTATTTTAAGACCATGAATCCAACCTGATTCAGCTACATCAAACCCTTGTAAAGCAAGTGCAAAAAGTATAAGTACAATGACAGAAGGCATTGTAAAACCAAGGAAGGAGATGATTCCACCTACAATTCCTCCACGTATTACACCAATCCCAATTCCAACTTGACTACTAGCTGGACCAGGTAAGAACTGACATAATGCAACTAAATCAGCATAACTTTTTTCGTCCATCCATTTCCGTCGTCGAACATATTCTTCATGGAAATAGCCTAAGTGCGCTGTTGGCCCTCCAAAAGAAGTTAACCCTAAGCGAGTAGATACCAATAATATCTCAATAAGAGTTCTGAAGGATAGTCTCTTTTTTTCAATCATTCTCTCTCTCCGCATTCTAATTTACTATTTAGAACAATCATAACATATCGTTAATCCCTAGAAAGTGCATTTACAATATCTTTACAAACAAGAAAAACTATTAGTTGAATAAGATATACTCGCGGATTATTGAAGTTCGGTAATTCGGGATTATATTATAATCAGAATTTTACAACTACTCAATTAATTTTTTCTTATTATTTTATAATTTAACGAAATATTCTACAAAATAAGACAAATAATCTTTTTTAATTAATAATTATTTGACCTTTAGCGCTTCAAAGTATAGAATCGTTACATATTTAGAAAGAATAGGTGTTTAGCTTGAGCAATTTATTTAGGAAAAAAGATATTACACAATTATTAGATAAGAATAATGCGACACAACTCCCTAAAACGCTTGGTGCTTTTGATTTAGTGATGCTTGGTGTTGGAGCGATTGTTGGTACAGGTATATTCCTACTTCCTGGAACAGTAGCTGCCACTCATTCAGGCCCTGCTATTATTTTTTCATTCATTATCGCTTCTATTGTTTGTGCACTTGCGGGAATGTGTTATTCTGAATTTTCTTCATCAGTCCCTGTAACAGGTAGTGCTTATACATACAGTTATATTGTGTTTGGTGAACTTATTGCCTGGATTGTTGGATGGGCTCTTGTATTAGAATATGGACTTGCTGTAGCTTCCGTTGCAACTGGTTGGTCTTCTTACTTTGTTAATTTACTTGAAGGGTTAAATATTTCGATTCCAACAGCACTTGCAGGACCTTTTGACCCTGCTAATGGAACATTTATTAACTTACCAGCAATTTTCATTGTACTTGCAATTGCATTTTTATTAACGCTTGGTGTTAAAGAATCAACAAAAATTAATAAAATTATGGTATTCGTAAAAGTAGGTGTAATTTTACTATTTGTCTTTGTTGGCGTCTTTTATGTTAAACCGACAAACTGGCAACCCTTTATGCCGTTTGGTTTTGATGGTGTACTAAGTGGAGCGGCATTAGTTTTTTTCGCATATTTAGGATTTGATGCGGTATCATCTGCAGCAGAAGAAGTGAAAAATCCACAACGAAATTTACCAATTGGGATTATCGGATCATTACTTATTTGTACCCTTCTTTATGTATCCGTATCCTTAGTGTTAACAGGTATTGTCCCTTATACAGGGTTAAACGTTTCAGACCCAGTTAGTTTTGCTTTAGAAATGGTAAATCAGAATTGGATTTCAGGAATTATCTCTTTAGGAGCAGTCGTTGGAATGATGACCGTTATCCTAGTGATGATATTTGGTGGGACAAGACTACTCTATGCATTAGGACGTGATGGTTTACTACCTAAAGTAATGCATGAAGTCGATAAAAAACGTAAAACGCCAATCAAAAACACTTGGATTTTCGCTACTTTAGTTGCCTTTTGTGCAGGTTTCATACCACTTGGCCAATTAGCTGAATTGGTCAATATGGGTACTCTCATTGCTTTTTCTGTTGTATCTATCGCAATTATCTTTTTACGAAGAAATAAAAATCTTCCTCAAAATGGATTTAAAGTCCCTCTTTATCCGGTTATACCGATTTTGTCATTTGTATCTTGTATATTCCTGTTATCTCAACTTTCTATAAGTACATGGATTGCAAGCGCTGTATGGTTCATTGTTGGATTAGCCCTTTACTTCCTTTATGGACAAAAGAACAGCACATTAAATAAATAATTTAGAGACTAAGCTTACGTTGGTGAATTTCCCAATGTAAGCTTTTATTTTTTCTATCAGATTTGTAAAAATATGCACTCTTTTTACAAGAGAATGATAAAATACTATTTAGAAAAAATATTTTGAATTTACTTATTTCTTAAGGGAGAGAAGATAAATGGAAAAGAAAAACATAGATCTAGCTATTCAACTGCGACATGAACTTCATGCTCATCCCGAACTTTCATATCAGGAGATTTGGACAAAAGAACATTTAATGAATTTTATAGAGAAACATACTACGAATTTAGAAATAGTCGATAAAGGAAAGTATTTTTACGCAATATATCGTGCTAGTAACAACAAGCGAAATATTGCCTTCCGCGCAGATTTCGATGCATTACCTATTCCAGAAACAATTGATTTACCATGGGCTTCGCAAATTCCAGGTGTTGCACATAAATGTGGTCATGATGGACACTCTGCTTCACTTGCTGCCTTTGCACTAGAAGTTGATCAAAAAGGAGCGGAACAAAATATCTTTTTCCTATTCCAACATGCGGAAGAAACGGCTCAAGGTGCAATAGAAGCTCAACAATTTATTGATGATGAAAAGATTGATGAAATTTTTGGCTATCACAACATGTCAGGAATACCTGAAGGAGTAGTTGGTGTAATAGATGGAACTGCACATTTTGCATCTAAAGGGTTATCAATTGAAATGATTGGAGCTCCTTCTCATGCTAGCGAACCTGAAAAAGGGAAAAATCCATCATATGCAATTGCAAAGATTATAGAAGCTATCCCTGAATTTACTTCATCTGGGGAAAATGAAGGTTTAGTTCTTTGTACAATTATTCAAATAGATGTTGGTTCAGAAAACTATGGGATTTCTGCACACGAAGGTACGTTGCGTATGACAATCCGAGCGGAAAAAGAAGCAGAACTCGATCGACTTCAAACGAATTTAGAGGAACTTGCAACGAAATTATGTAAAGAACAGGGCATTAAAGTAAGCTTTAAATACAATGATGTGTTCCCTGAAACCGTGAACCATAAAGAAAGCTCTGATAAAATTCGTCAAGTTTGTAAAGAAAATGGACTTCCTATTTTTGAGCTAACATCTGGTTTCCGTGCTTCAGAAGACTATGGTTATTATTTAAAGAAAACAAAGGGGGCATACTGCTTTATTGGAAATGGAGAAAACTACCCTCCAATACATACCTATGAATATGATTTCCGCGACGATAATATTGAAATTGCTGTAAAGTTATTTAAAGGACTTGCAGGAATTCAATAGAAGGCATAGGATGCTTCTATTACAGGAGCATCTTTTTATTTAAGTATCAATTTTTTCATAAGCATCTGTCGTTAACCAATGCTGTAACAAATATTGGTCAAACTCCGTCTAATTTTAGGAAGACCATAGGAGGTATTGCATAATGAAAAAGTTCCTTTATTTATTTCCATTTCTATTAGTCTTACTAGTTGGCATATATGTATTTATTCAAACTTCAGGATCAGTCAATAGGCGAATCGAGCTTGAACATAACGAAGTAGAAAAGTCATATACTCAAAAGGATTTTGTTAAAGAAATCTTCACCTTATCCGAGCAAGGGAGAATTCCTGATGTACCTTATCAAGTAGGGGTAACTAAAATCGATGAAATTAACAAAGCTTTAGGAAAACCTAAAATAACAGATCAAACAGATCTAGGGCAGTACGCAAGTTATCCAAATGACGTGACGGTTGGGTACCAAGATATACTTGTATTTGATTTGAGATCTTACAATAAACAATTACAAGAAATTCGCTTATCAGATATTAAAGAAGTAAAAGGGGAACCTGATGAAGTTACCTATTATCAGGATGCTACAGTGGATCAAATCATTCTAATTTACGATGTGAATTCAAATTATCAACTAAAATGGATTTTGCCTAAGCCAACTGAACAAGAAAAAAACCCGGTCGTTCATCATATTTCTGTCTATACAGTGCCTCCAGTTAGCGCAGAAGTACATACTTTACTACGCAATATGACACTTGAAGAAAAGATTGGGCAAATGATTTTTGCTGGCGTAGACGGAACAAGTTATGACAAACATGCTGAAAGTTTAATACATCAATATACAATTGGTGGCATTATATTTAATAAATTGAACTTGAGTTCACCCGAACAGACGGTTAATTATATTAATAAGCTGAAAGATGAGAATTCATTAAACCCACTCCCTCTCTTTTTAGGTGTGGATCAAGAAGGTGGACGTGTTGCAAAATTACCTGGAAACCTCACCTATATTCCTGACAATTTGCAGATTGGTAAGGTAAGCAATCCTGAGTTTTCATATGAAATTGGGAGGACCTTAGCAAAAGAAGTGAATGCTTTTGGCTTTAACATGAATTTTGCACCGATTCTAGATATAAACAGTAACCCACATAACCCTGTTATTGGGGACCGCTCCTTTGGTAATAATGCACAACTTGTTACCAAGCTTGGCATAGCAACAATGAAGGGAATTCAGTCTGAAAATACTATTGCTGTTGTGAAACATTTTCCAGGCCATGGAGATACTGCAACTGACTCCCACCTGGAATTACCAACAGTCAATAAAACATTAGAAGAACTTCAGCAGTTAGAACTAATCCCTTTCAAAGAAGCAATTCATGAAGGTGCAGATGTTGTAATGATTGCACATATTTTATTACCTGAAATTGATGAGAAAAACCCGTCCTCTATGTCTGAAGTGATCATTTCTGACATTTTGCGTAACCAGCTTCATTTTGAAGGTGTTGTGATGACTGATGATATGACAATGCAGGCTATAACAAATCACTACGATATTGGTTTAGCTTCGGTACAATCCATACGAGCAGGCAGTGACATTATTATGATTGCGCATAATTATGATAATGTTTCAACTGTAATGAAACATATTAAAGATGCTGTATCTACTGGAGAAATTTCAGAAGAACGAATAAATGAAAGTGTACTTCGTATTATACAATTAAAACAAAAATATAAGTTAGACGATAGCCTAACAAAACCTGTTGATATTGACTTGCTGAACAAGGAAATAAACAATGTATTAAATCGATATAAATAAATTTTTGAGGGACAGTTACGATGATGTTGTATATAGTAAAAATAGGTGATGGAAAATGAAAACAAAAATGTATATAAATGATGCAGAATTCTTTGCGGGTATTACGTTGAGGGACACAATAGAGCTAGAGCAAAATAATATGGCACTTCACGTTTGTGAAAATGAGGAAGACATTGTGAGTAATCGGATGAAACTCGCTACACTTCTGAAATGTAATATTGACAACTTTGTTTGCGCAAATCAAACGCATTGTGCAAATGTTCATAGAGTGACCTCTGCTGATAAAGGCCGTGGGGCAAGGACAGCTCAAACTGCCATTCCAAATACAGATGCACTGTATACGTTTGAACCTAATATTCTGCTTGGTACCTTTACGGCCGATTGTGTTCCCATCATTTTTTATCATAAAGAAATGGGACTTGTAGGCGTTATTCATTCAGGCTGGCAAGGAACCGTTCAAGAGATTGCTTATAAAGTGTTCAAACAATTAGTCGAGTTAGAAGAATGTAACCCTCAAGGCTTTCAAGTAGTTCTCGGCCCTGCATTGAGCCAGGAAATATTTGAAGTAGATGAAGATGTCTATGTGCGCTTTCGTGATCTAGGATATGCGGATGAGTTTATCTATTATAAAAGTGATACTCAAAAATATCATATTGATAATCAAAAAACAGTCAAAGCACAATGTGAAATGGCCGGCATTCCTTCAGAGAATATCTTAATTGATACGACATGTACCTTTTTAAGCGATGAAGGATTTTCTTATAGACAAGATAAAAAAAGTGGTAGGCATTTAAGCTTTATAATGCGAAAGAGTAACGAGGGATAAAGACATTCTTTCGAATTACAATCATCTCCCTCTGAAGGTAAGATGAATAAGCACTAGAGGATCTTTGTTCAATATAATAGAGTATACAAAAAGTACATCAAAGTAGTTGTTCCACTTTGATGTACTTTTTGACTTTATAGCTCGTGAACACGGATTCCTTTATCCGTTAAAAGGTTTATGTAATATGGATCCTTCCCTATTGCATATAGTG carries:
- a CDS encoding response regulator, coding for MILLKAVLIDDEVLGIKLLDTLLNEIGGVEVVASFTDPIEGLANLQNLQADVLFLDIEMPVITGIQIAEKIELQTNIPEIVFVTAYDQYALEAFNVEAVDYILKPLEKSRLQKTISKIARRNYSKDDELNNNNMLKAQFFGSFQLKYQQGNLVKWRTKKVKELAAYLIYNKKPIHSQQIMEVLWPNTHIDKAVTLLHSTIYQLRKVFREFGMTDAIRYKEECYSFNVEIDSDLNQLIMSAKNNNIELLLELYEADFLSMNDYVWAIQESTRIRKEVLQILEGVVFNRHYENYPTNIYESALKKLNEIEPWDERYTLKFVEYLIGQGDKKTAKDTIQKYKYTARKEFLGNESKDEEFINLLEGLINN
- a CDS encoding ATP-binding protein is translated as MKSFMYSSVAIVLLLLTYLMMSQFPISKSEKVLPEAENGVIDLRNFDFHQGAVELKGEWEFISNSLVDVEEFDEQKSTIVKVPNLWKNYSVNGVPVSKFTSGTYRLKVLLDDTIDVYGIKTTSIRMSNATYINGEYVGGSGRPAEDETYSPHNTPFTAFFSPNNPEIEILIHVANFDYASGGGIVGAVYFGDQNSILNVHNASIFYDWVTITAFLTMFVYFLGSYLQFRKDIELLYFALFCFSTMAYSVSHGEKVLLMLIPEMAYGVFERIQILSSIMIGVFLLLYFNHALRNYIHKRIVKIFNFVGVLLGLSAFLPIFINSQFQGMYSIYLFMVIAYIISIQIKAIKQRAVGTIYLIIASIAILIYFIVATLNTLSDYQLSILPPLLPFICLLMLALFISNRFTHSFLKKEELTNALLRIDKLKDEFVAKTSHEFRTPLHGITAISQSLLEKDNSISDEDTEKINLIRKTAERLSHLVNDILDHSKIQQGELKLTIAPVDLYSITHVITGIFHYMVKKDIEIHNNIARGIFVLADENRLRQILYNLIDNAAKYTNQGRIDISASEINGIVTVEVSDTGIGIPEQHINNLFNPFQQFDSSIGGTGLGLSVVKQLVELQKGEIWVDSEVGKGTSFVFSLPIATPVVKQDAAEAVPYYPKISSIELSIPLRIKKDGKKILVADDDHVNLKVMIEMLETEQYSIIAVDHGQAVLDEIKHHPDIDLVVLDIMMPGLSGYEVSIELRKMFGLSELPILMLTAAITPEDMIAAFQSGANDFLHKPFVASELKTRIRNLLLIKESANETTKMEIAFLQAQIKPHFIYNVLNTILSLSYLDIDKTRAMIKDFATFLRGSFSFENTSSLGPLKKELALVQSYVNIHQTRFPNKIEWIAEVDDDIESYLIPPLLIQPIIENAILHGLKNVKTGGQVSLSIKKKENFLSIIVKDNGIGISEGHLKTLLSEEKEVNRGIGLKNVAKRIKYFQNTAINISSNENVGTAIEIIFPIINSKVSE
- the psiE gene encoding phosphate-starvation-inducible protein PsiE, which encodes MQTKTRLKDTITIIPKILQYLLNSCLTVLALLLSYLLIYEIWEFIRLILSSQSNDYKLFLAKILIFFLYFEFITMIVKYFKEEYHFPLRYFIYIGITAMLRLIIVEHEHPHETLLFSLVILVLIVCYFIINLTPRERPKKPWFLHKNE
- a CDS encoding DUF346 domain-containing protein — its product is MYMYNGYPYYYVQNVPMQQPLGNVPFNNYYQNSYPVNYYAQTNQPMYVQQTQQTNKPTVQQVLQVIRSQHSNLYTQLERAGVSRQLAEAFTFFVVNYTINQANPNQSAQRIYELFQKETPWFNLLIESLNLPLETVDRILIRVIQITLNEIRRGQPGPGPRPEPGQGWSEFENLGGILTSDPGVASWQPNRLDVFVRGTDNALFHKWWDGSRWSDYENLGGVLTSAPDAVSWGPNRIDVFVRGTDNALYHKWWDGSRWSDWENLGGALTSGPAVSSRRANRLDVFVRGNGNRLYKKTWNGSRWEDWEDLGGNLNSDPAAVSWGPNRIDVFARGQNNNLIHKWWDGSRWSDWENLGGNLTSAPAVSSRRANQLDVFIRGTGNRLYQKTWNGSRWSDWVNLGGNLTSGPAAVSWGPNRIDVFVRGANNNLYHSYFGR